In Cyanobium sp. AMD-g, the DNA window GCCATCGCACCACCGTTGTGGATCTTCAGAAGGCCAACCCCGGGCTCAAGCCCGACCAGCTCAATGTGGGCGTCTGGCTGAAGCTGCCTCCAGCCGCGGCGGCGGCCACCGCCAAAGTCTCCACGAAGCCATCGTCCACTCCCAAGCCCACCGCGAAGCCCTCGCCCACCGCGAAGCCCTCGCCCAGCGCCAAGCCTGCTCCCACCGCGAAGCCGGCGTCCCCCGCCACGCCGTCGCCGACGGCCACAGCCAACCTGGCCCCGACCACTCCCCCGGCCGTGACGGCTCCAGCCCCCACCGCGCCCCCGTCGCCCCTGCCGCCGAGGCCAGGCGAGGCGGTCCGCTGGCGCTTCTATGGCAACACCCTCGTCGACTGGGGCGGCTGGAAGCTCCATCCCGGCGGGGTGCGGGTGACCCTGGTGCAGCCCACCCAGGCGGACGTGGGGCCGACCCGGGCCCAGGCGACGGCGGTGGCGGTGCACTGCAGCAGCCTTCGCCAGGCGTGGTTGGTCAACGGGGCCTGGGAGCCCTGGACCGTGCCGCTGGGGCGGTCGCTGGGTCAGCAGATCGTCCTGGATCTGTGCGCCAACGTCACGGACCCGACCGGTCCCGCCGTTCCACCCCCTTCGGCCCCTTGAGGGCCGGGCGGCCCACGGCCCTGACGTCCCCGGTCCGGCTGGACCGATCAGGCCATCCATTGTGCCTGGGCTGATGGGGATCGGGAACGGAGGGGAAGGGGAAATCGTTCATCGCCTGGCGGCGCTGGAGAGTGCGATCACCGCCCTCAGCTCCCGGCTGGACGAGCTTTCCGCGCGGGTGCAGGATCAGGCCGAGAGCCTGCAGCTGAGCTCCGATGTGGCTCTCTATGCCCCTCTGCGGGACCTGCTGAGGGAGGGTCGCTTCCGGGAGGCCGATCACGAAACGGCCCGGGTGCTGTTCGACTGCATCAACTCCACCCTGGAGGATGTCACCCCGGAAGCGATCGAAACCTTCCCGATTACACCGCTGCGCATCATCGACCGGCTGTGGAGCAGCCATAGTGACAACCGGTTCGGATTCAGCGTCCAGTTGAAGATCTACCGCGAATTGGGTGGATCGCTCGAGACCTTGATTGCCCAGAACGTGGAGCTGTACTTGGGTTTCTGCGATCGTGTCGGCTGGCGCAAGCACGGTAGCTTCGTTGAGCCTGAGGATCAGGATCTCTCCGAATCTTCTGCCCATGGAAGCCTGCCCAGACGCTGCTGGAGCAGCCCCTATGGCATGAAGATCACCAACCTGCTGATGGCGCGACTGATCAGCGGCGGGCTTTCCCCTGCTGTCGGCGGCGAGCCGACTGGCTGATCACCGCGAAGCCGGCACCGCAGGCGGCACCGAGTCCGGCGCCGATCAGCGGCGCCTGCCTGTAGAAGCCGCGGTAAAAGGGGCTCTCATAACGGAGGACGCCCTGGTCGGGTTGGCCGATGTAGGAAAGCGTGGTGCCGAACAGACCACCAAGCAAGGCGGAGACCACGGCGGCAAAAACGACGAGGCGCAGGTTCATGGCTGGGAGGGGGGCAGGGCATCGGGAGTTGCAGGCTCTCTGAGCAGGTAGGTGCGCTCCAGCCCCTTGATCACAATGAACAGCACGGGGGCCACCCCCAGGCTCAGCACCGTGGCCACCAGATAGCCACCAAAGCTCACCGTGCCGATCGACCAGCGGCTGATCGCACCGGCACCGGAGGCGGTCATCAGGGGGATGTAGCCCACCAGGCCGGAGGCTGCCGTCATCACGATCGGCTGGAAGCGGGCTTTGGCCGCAGCGATTCCCGCCTGGCTCAGGCCCATTCCCAGCCGCAGGTATTCGTTGGCCTGCTCCACGATCAGGATGGCGTTCTTGCTGGCCATGCCGATCAGCATCAGCAGGCCCACCTGGGCGAAGATGTCGTTGCTGATCACCGGCCAGAAGCTTCCCGCCTGCAGGGCATTGGCACGGATCCAGATCGCCACCATCGCCCCGAGAGTTGCCAGGGGCACGGTGAGCAGGATGATCAGGGGATCGACGTAGCTGCCGTACTGGGCCGCCATCACCAGGAACACCAGCACGAAGGCCAGGGCGAAGATGGCGCCGGTGGCCCCTCCGGCGGTGCGCTCCTCCAGGGACAGCCCCGTCCATTCGTAGCCGAAGCCGGGATCGAGCACCTCGGCGGCCACCGCCTCCATGGCCGCCAGTCCCTGGCCTGAGCTGTAGCCGGGGGCGGGCGTGGCCTGAATCTTGATCGATTCGTAGACGTTGTAGCGGGTGATGGTGGGCGGGGCGAAGAAGCGTTCCGTTGACACCACGTCGCTCAGCTGCACGAGGTCGCCCTTGCGCGAGCGAACGTAGAAGGATGTGATCGCGGCGGGATCGGTGCGGTACGGGCCATCGGCCTGGATGTACACACGATATTGATCCTTGTCGAAGACGAAATCATTGACATAGCGACCACCCAGATAGGCCTGCAGGGTGCCGAACACTTCGTCGATGTCCACGTCCAGCGACTTGACCAGATCCCTGTTGACACGGATCGAGAGTTGCTCCACGCCTGGGGTGAACGTGGTGGCGACCCGCTCGAGTTCGGGCCGCTTCCGGGCGGCTTCGATCATGGCGTTCAGGTTCCTGAGCAGGGCATCGGTGGGCAGGCCCGCCCGGTTCTGTAGTTGGAACTCCAGGCCTCCGGTGGCTCCCACCCCGTCCACCGGAGGGACGTTCGTGGCAAAGGCGAAGGACCCATTGATCTCCTTCTGCAGGCGCTGATTCAGCTGGGCCAGGATGCTGAACACCGATTGGTCCGGGTTGGTGCGCTGGTCCCAGGCCTTGAGGCGAATGAAGAAGAGGTATTTGTTGTAGCTGTTGCCCTCAAGGCCGTAACCCGCCGCCCCGAGATAGCTTTCGATCGAGGGGAAATCGGCCAGGATCCCGTTCACCTGCTCCACCTGCTTCTGGGTGTAACCCAGTGACACGCTGGGTGGGGCTTCACCCAGCAGGATCATCAGCCCCTGGTCCTCCTCTGGAATGAAGCCGGTGGGGACGATGCGCAGCATCATCACCGTGGCCAGCAGCCCTACCACGAACAGGGCCACCACCGTATGGCGATGGCGCACGAGGGCTTCGATCGTGCGTCCATACCAGGAGAAGACGGCGGCAAAGCCCCGGTTGAAGGGCCGGAAGATCCAGCCGAAGAGAAGGTTGATGATCTTGTCGATCGGCCCCGGAGGTGCTCCCTCGGGCCGCAGGAACAGTGCCGCGATCGTGGGGGAGAAGGTGAGGGCGTTGAAGGTGGAGAACACGATCGCTGCCGCCAGGGTGATGGCGAACTGGCGGTAGACGATGCCGGTGGTGCCGGGGAAGAAACACACCGGAATGAACACGGCCAGCTGCACCAGGGCGGCCGTGATCGAGGGGGTGGCCAGTTCGTTCATCGCATCGAGGGCCGCCTGCAGGGGCCGCATGCCCTGGCCGAGCTTGTCCTTGATCGCCTGCACGATCACCACGGCATCGTCGGTCACGGTGCCGATGGCCAGGATGATGCCGAACATCGTCAGCTGGTTGATGCTGAAACCGAAGCCCAGCACCACCGCCATGGCGCCGATCATGGCCACCGGCATGGCCAGCGCGGGCACAAGTGTCGAGCGCCAGTCCTGCAGGAACAGCAGGATCGTCAGCACGGCCATCACGATGGCCTGGAACAGGTTCGAGGTCACATCCTTCAGGGATGTGGTCACGAACAGGGTGGAGTCGTA includes these proteins:
- a CDS encoding LysM peptidoglycan-binding domain-containing protein; translation: MGRQATVAGALLAALFLSFSGLGLSPAGFGQATPPARSVKVVQGDTLEAIAARYGVSVQELMRLNRITKPEELQIGQQLKLPPSKGLVQVRSGDTLALLAARHRTTVVDLQKANPGLKPDQLNVGVWLKLPPAAAAATAKVSTKPSSTPKPTAKPSPTAKPSPSAKPAPTAKPASPATPSPTATANLAPTTPPAVTAPAPTAPPSPLPPRPGEAVRWRFYGNTLVDWGGWKLHPGGVRVTLVQPTQADVGPTRAQATAVAVHCSSLRQAWLVNGAWEPWTVPLGRSLGQQIVLDLCANVTDPTGPAVPPPSAP
- a CDS encoding GUN4 domain-containing protein — translated: MGIGNGGEGEIVHRLAALESAITALSSRLDELSARVQDQAESLQLSSDVALYAPLRDLLREGRFREADHETARVLFDCINSTLEDVTPEAIETFPITPLRIIDRLWSSHSDNRFGFSVQLKIYRELGGSLETLIAQNVELYLGFCDRVGWRKHGSFVEPEDQDLSESSAHGSLPRRCWSSPYGMKITNLLMARLISGGLSPAVGGEPTG
- a CDS encoding efflux RND transporter permease subunit is translated as MSLSDRFIRGPVLTTVCSLVILIMGGIAIPLLPLEKLPQLAPTQINVTATNIGADARTTVDTVTNVLEKEINGVEDMKYMYSNTSSDGIANITVAFPVAVERNTAQVNVQNRVNQATPGLPEVVKQTGVTVEAASPSLLLAFGFYSDTDALGKPLYDPLFMSNFVDRTLVDEVRRIPGIGNTVIIGERKFALRIWLDPQKLAAYSLTPLDVERALKEQNIQTGAGRIGQEPMVPGQQFAIPLKAESRFTSVADAENLIVKVGDGGEVAKIRDIGRVELGAENYDLIATLGGRPSAGLALYQLPGANALDTGTRVKALVETLSADFPPGLRYEIPYDSTLFVTTSLKDVTSNLFQAIVMAVLTILLFLQDWRSTLVPALAMPVAMIGAMAVVLGFGFSINQLTMFGIILAIGTVTDDAVVIVQAIKDKLGQGMRPLQAALDAMNELATPSITAALVQLAVFIPVCFFPGTTGIVYRQFAITLAAAIVFSTFNALTFSPTIAALFLRPEGAPPGPIDKIINLLFGWIFRPFNRGFAAVFSWYGRTIEALVRHRHTVVALFVVGLLATVMMLRIVPTGFIPEEDQGLMILLGEAPPSVSLGYTQKQVEQVNGILADFPSIESYLGAAGYGLEGNSYNKYLFFIRLKAWDQRTNPDQSVFSILAQLNQRLQKEINGSFAFATNVPPVDGVGATGGLEFQLQNRAGLPTDALLRNLNAMIEAARKRPELERVATTFTPGVEQLSIRVNRDLVKSLDVDIDEVFGTLQAYLGGRYVNDFVFDKDQYRVYIQADGPYRTDPAAITSFYVRSRKGDLVQLSDVVSTERFFAPPTITRYNVYESIKIQATPAPGYSSGQGLAAMEAVAAEVLDPGFGYEWTGLSLEERTAGGATGAIFALAFVLVFLVMAAQYGSYVDPLIILLTVPLATLGAMVAIWIRANALQAGSFWPVISNDIFAQVGLLMLIGMASKNAILIVEQANEYLRLGMGLSQAGIAAAKARFQPIVMTAASGLVGYIPLMTASGAGAISRWSIGTVSFGGYLVATVLSLGVAPVLFIVIKGLERTYLLREPATPDALPPSQP